One stretch of Nocardia mangyaensis DNA includes these proteins:
- a CDS encoding CocE/NonD family hydrolase has protein sequence MARGSERGLVRMLVTILAVVVVLGCGGGSAAGHPGDDPATHWTALHDGHTAYPEVRVERGVSIRMSDGVELKADLYRPADAAGVVETNPLPTIVSLTPYSKLMTGLIESAAATPGLQPMAVDLVRRLNLSTTPISGFGDLMQALDGGMIQTMLGVDRALIRSGYTVVVADVRGTGLSQGKWDTLGAREQLDTREVIDWAATQPWSNGRIGMSGGSYSGINQLRAAENAPAALQAIFPVEPGSDLMRDVVAPGGGVGTTFLPMWLNSVNQFKLVPDVASMVEGEFDWTWLNDRIADPTTNFDLLAQALLTPTLDDMPPELAAALDDKSDFRQAIQGRPEEITVPTFVYGGWHDIFANSATKLYEQIPLPAGRKQLVVGDTYHANPGAGTGVPGAPPRLDVLQRAWFDKWLKDIDSGIEDFGPVTVKQQGGDWITLDQFPQPGVTHRRVYLSAAASGSTEDSLHDGSLSATGPGTAETLTVAPGITTACSRDAAQGSAGMTAFLDLCAKDARIAERNGLTFTSAPLTEQTVISGPINVRLNTVHDAADGYWNVTVNDVAPDGTSTVLTTGQLTASMRAIDERRSARSVNGDLTAPFNPLSLDRLLPVPTGHPVAIDIAVIPTQAVLAPGHRVRVDVFAGNSPKGLAFRPMLNNTELKPQHLHLDPAAPSFVNLPTDKPIP, from the coding sequence ATGGCTAGAGGTTCCGAACGCGGACTCGTCCGGATGCTGGTGACGATTCTCGCGGTGGTCGTGGTGCTCGGCTGCGGTGGTGGATCGGCCGCCGGGCATCCCGGCGACGATCCGGCCACGCACTGGACGGCCCTGCACGACGGGCACACCGCCTACCCCGAGGTGCGGGTGGAGCGCGGCGTGTCCATCCGGATGAGTGACGGCGTCGAGCTCAAGGCCGATCTCTACCGGCCCGCCGACGCCGCGGGCGTCGTCGAGACGAACCCGCTGCCGACGATCGTCAGCCTCACCCCGTATTCGAAACTGATGACGGGGCTGATCGAATCGGCCGCCGCCACACCGGGTCTGCAGCCGATGGCAGTCGACCTGGTGCGCAGGCTGAACCTGTCGACCACGCCGATCAGTGGCTTCGGCGATCTGATGCAGGCACTCGACGGCGGTATGATCCAGACCATGCTCGGCGTCGACCGCGCCCTCATCCGCAGCGGCTACACCGTCGTGGTCGCCGATGTGCGCGGAACCGGCCTGTCGCAGGGGAAGTGGGACACCCTCGGCGCGCGCGAGCAGCTCGATACCCGCGAGGTGATCGACTGGGCCGCCACGCAGCCGTGGTCGAATGGGCGGATCGGGATGAGCGGCGGCTCCTATTCCGGTATCAACCAGCTGCGCGCCGCGGAGAACGCGCCGGCCGCCCTGCAGGCCATCTTCCCCGTGGAACCCGGCAGTGACCTCATGCGCGACGTGGTCGCCCCCGGCGGCGGAGTCGGCACGACCTTCCTGCCCATGTGGCTGAACTCGGTCAATCAGTTCAAGCTCGTGCCCGATGTGGCCTCGATGGTCGAGGGCGAGTTCGACTGGACCTGGCTCAACGACCGCATCGCCGATCCCACCACCAACTTCGACCTGCTCGCCCAGGCCCTGCTCACCCCCACCCTGGACGACATGCCCCCGGAGCTGGCCGCGGCGCTGGACGACAAATCCGACTTCCGTCAGGCGATCCAGGGCCGTCCCGAGGAGATCACCGTACCCACTTTCGTCTACGGCGGCTGGCACGACATCTTCGCCAACAGCGCCACCAAGCTCTACGAGCAGATCCCACTGCCTGCCGGCCGCAAACAGCTCGTCGTCGGCGACACCTACCATGCCAATCCCGGTGCGGGCACCGGTGTGCCAGGTGCGCCGCCGCGCCTGGATGTGCTGCAGCGCGCCTGGTTCGACAAGTGGCTCAAGGACATCGACAGCGGCATCGAGGATTTCGGCCCGGTCACGGTGAAACAGCAAGGCGGCGACTGGATCACCCTCGACCAGTTCCCGCAGCCGGGCGTCACCCACCGCCGCGTCTACCTGTCCGCCGCGGCCAGCGGCAGCACCGAGGACAGCCTGCACGACGGATCGCTCTCGGCCACCGGCCCCGGTACAGCCGAAACCCTCACCGTCGCACCGGGAATCACCACCGCCTGCTCTCGCGACGCGGCCCAGGGCTCGGCGGGAATGACTGCGTTCCTCGACCTGTGCGCCAAAGACGCGCGCATCGCCGAACGCAACGGGCTCACCTTCACCAGCGCGCCGCTCACCGAACAGACGGTGATCTCCGGCCCGATCAACGTGCGGCTCAACACTGTTCACGACGCCGCCGATGGCTACTGGAACGTCACCGTCAACGACGTCGCCCCCGACGGTACCTCGACCGTGCTCACCACCGGCCAGCTCACCGCATCGATGCGGGCGATCGACGAACGCCGCAGCGCCCGCTCGGTCAACGGCGACCTCACCGCCCCGTTCAACCCGCTCAGTCTCGACCGGCTCCTGCCGGTGCCGACCGGGCACCCGGTGGCCATCGACATCGCCGTGATTCCCACCCAGGCGGTGCTGGCGCCGGGCCACCGGGTGCGCGTCGACGTCTTCGCGGGCAATTCGCCCAAGGGTCTGGCCTTCCGGCCGATGCTCAACAACACCGAGCTCAAACCCCAGCACCTGCACCTGGATCCGGCGGCCCCGAGCTTCGTCAACCTGCCCACCGACAAGCCGATCCCGTGA
- a CDS encoding LLM class F420-dependent oxidoreductase: MDLRIFTEPQQGADYDTLLSVARTAEELGFDAFFRSDHYLAMGDASGLPGPTDAWITLAGLARDTSRIRLGTLVTAATFRLPGPLAIQVAQVDQMSGGRIELGLGSGWFAAEHAAYGIPFPDNRFGLLEEQLAVITGLWETKPGETFGFAGDHYQLTDSPALPKPVQDPVPVVIGGNGKVRTPRLAARYATEFNMPFASIDDSVAQFDRVRAAVRAAGRTDDLVYSNALVACVGHTDAEVARRAAAIGREVDELKENGLAGSPAEVVDKIARYREIGASRIYLQILDLADLDHLELIAAEVKSQL; encoded by the coding sequence ATGGACCTCCGCATCTTCACCGAGCCCCAGCAGGGCGCCGACTACGACACGCTGCTGTCGGTGGCGCGCACCGCCGAGGAGCTCGGCTTCGACGCGTTCTTCCGCTCCGACCACTACCTCGCCATGGGCGACGCCTCCGGCCTGCCCGGCCCGACCGACGCCTGGATCACCCTGGCCGGGCTGGCCCGCGACACCTCCCGCATCCGGCTCGGCACGCTGGTGACCGCCGCGACCTTCCGGCTGCCGGGACCACTGGCCATCCAGGTCGCCCAGGTCGATCAGATGTCGGGCGGACGGATCGAACTCGGCCTGGGCAGCGGCTGGTTCGCCGCCGAGCACGCCGCCTACGGAATACCGTTCCCGGACAACCGTTTCGGCCTGCTCGAGGAGCAGCTGGCCGTCATCACCGGACTCTGGGAGACCAAGCCCGGTGAAACGTTCGGCTTCGCGGGCGACCACTACCAGCTCACCGACTCCCCCGCCCTGCCCAAGCCGGTGCAGGATCCGGTGCCCGTGGTGATCGGCGGCAACGGCAAGGTCCGCACGCCGCGCCTGGCCGCCCGCTACGCCACCGAGTTCAACATGCCGTTCGCCTCGATCGACGACAGCGTCGCCCAGTTCGACCGGGTGCGTGCCGCGGTCCGCGCGGCAGGGCGCACCGACGACCTGGTGTACTCCAACGCGCTGGTGGCGTGTGTCGGGCACACCGATGCCGAAGTGGCGCGCCGGGCGGCCGCGATCGGTCGCGAGGTCGACGAACTGAAGGAGAACGGGCTGGCCGGTTCGCCCGCCGAGGTGGTCGACAAGATCGCCCGCTACCGCGAGATCGGTGCGAGCCGGATCTACCTGCAGATCCTGGACCTCGCCGATCTCGATCACCTCGAACTCATCGCCGCCGAGGTGAAATCGCAGCTCTGA
- a CDS encoding gluconokinase, translated as MGVSGCGKSTIGVLTAERLGLPYAEGDDFHPTANIQKMAAGIPLTDQDRAPWLDIVAAWLGDHRVSGGVVACSALRRAYRDRLRAGAPEAYFVHLAAGRDELLRRMAGRHGHFMPTILLDSQLATLEPLEPDEPGVTLDALAPPSVLVNEAIDAWRADHR; from the coding sequence ATGGGTGTGTCCGGATGCGGCAAGTCCACGATCGGCGTGCTGACCGCCGAACGGCTCGGACTGCCCTACGCCGAAGGCGACGACTTCCACCCCACCGCGAACATCCAGAAGATGGCGGCCGGCATTCCACTCACCGACCAGGACCGGGCCCCGTGGCTCGACATCGTCGCGGCCTGGCTCGGGGACCATCGCGTCTCCGGCGGGGTCGTGGCCTGCTCGGCGCTGCGGCGCGCCTACCGGGACCGGCTGCGCGCCGGTGCGCCCGAGGCGTACTTCGTCCATCTGGCCGCAGGTCGCGACGAACTGCTGCGCCGGATGGCGGGCCGGCACGGCCACTTCATGCCGACCATCCTGCTCGACTCACAACTGGCGACGCTGGAGCCACTCGAACCCGACGAGCCCGGCGTGACCCTCGACGCGCTTGCCCCGCCGAGTGTCCTGGTGAACGAGGCGATCGACGCCTGGCGCGCCGATCACCGCTGA
- a CDS encoding M50 family metallopeptidase, whose translation MDTGSVSSSFEQLLAPQDAPPWWLVLVTAVLALVLVGYRPLWRLTRAVVTVAHEAGHALFALLTGRRLHAITLHTDTSGLTVSSGKPTGLGMIVTAAAGYPAPALLGLGYAALLGSGRVTVMLWATLVMLAAVLVKVRNVYGVVTVLVLGGAVFGVSWFGDELLQAGFAYLAAWFLLAAAVRPVIELQRSRRRQRGPGVSDADQLARLTHLPALLWVVFFAVVCLAALVVGAGLMLAPVEQLHPLLQR comes from the coding sequence GTGGACACCGGATCCGTCAGCTCGTCGTTCGAACAACTGCTCGCCCCGCAAGACGCGCCACCGTGGTGGCTGGTGCTGGTCACCGCGGTGCTCGCGCTCGTCCTCGTCGGATATCGGCCACTGTGGCGGTTGACCAGGGCCGTGGTCACCGTGGCGCACGAGGCGGGGCACGCGCTGTTCGCCCTGCTCACCGGGCGCAGGCTGCACGCGATCACCCTGCACACCGACACCTCGGGGCTCACGGTCTCGAGCGGCAAGCCGACCGGACTCGGCATGATCGTCACCGCCGCTGCCGGATATCCCGCGCCGGCGCTGCTCGGGCTCGGGTACGCGGCGCTGCTGGGCTCGGGGCGGGTCACGGTGATGCTGTGGGCGACACTGGTCATGCTGGCTGCCGTCCTGGTCAAGGTGCGCAACGTCTACGGCGTGGTGACCGTGCTCGTGCTCGGCGGGGCGGTGTTCGGCGTCTCCTGGTTCGGTGACGAGTTGCTGCAGGCCGGTTTCGCCTATCTCGCCGCCTGGTTCCTGCTCGCGGCCGCGGTCCGGCCGGTGATCGAGCTGCAGCGCAGCAGGCGCAGGCAACGCGGTCCCGGGGTGTCCGACGCCGATCAGCTGGCCCGGCTCACGCATCTGCCCGCGCTGCTGTGGGTGGTGTTCTTCGCTGTTGTCTGCCTGGCCGCCCTGGTCGTCGGCGCGGGGTTGATGCTCGCCCCGGTCGAGCAACTGCATCCGTTGCTTCAGCGGTGA
- a CDS encoding SMP-30/gluconolactonase/LRE family protein, with protein MPSPRLLPLPGKGPEDVVLTPDGKVVTGTDDGAIWRIDPADGSVERIAQAGGRVLGMHADADGSLLICVAGHGVLRLAEAGAELEVVIGTIDGVPLAFPSNVVRDDDGTIYFSIASRRWPFEQWMADILEHSGSGQLVRRDPDGTLEVLVDGLQFGNGVVLAPDRSCLLVAETGAYRITRYWLTGPRAGTHDHLVENLPGSPDNMSLGSDGLVWVGMVAPRNPLLDRLFALPGLFRRLSWALPDRLQPAPVRSTWVLALDFGGTVVHDLQRAGDTYAMVTSVAEHDGTLYLGSLSESAAAVTAVR; from the coding sequence ATGCCGTCGCCGCGACTGCTGCCGCTGCCGGGCAAGGGCCCCGAGGACGTCGTGCTGACCCCGGACGGGAAGGTGGTCACCGGCACCGATGACGGAGCGATCTGGCGCATCGATCCGGCCGACGGCTCGGTCGAGCGGATCGCGCAGGCCGGTGGCCGCGTACTGGGCATGCACGCCGATGCCGACGGTTCGCTGCTGATCTGCGTGGCGGGCCACGGCGTGCTCCGGCTGGCCGAAGCGGGCGCCGAGCTGGAAGTGGTGATCGGCACGATCGACGGGGTGCCACTGGCCTTCCCGAGCAATGTGGTGCGCGACGACGACGGCACCATCTACTTCTCGATCGCCTCGCGACGGTGGCCGTTCGAACAGTGGATGGCCGACATTCTCGAGCATTCCGGCAGCGGGCAGCTGGTGCGCCGCGATCCGGACGGGACGCTCGAGGTGCTCGTCGACGGGCTGCAGTTCGGCAACGGCGTGGTACTCGCGCCGGACCGCTCCTGCCTGCTGGTCGCCGAGACGGGCGCCTACCGGATCACCCGCTACTGGCTGACGGGTCCGCGCGCGGGCACCCACGACCACCTCGTCGAGAATCTGCCCGGCTCACCCGACAACATGTCGCTCGGCAGCGATGGGCTGGTCTGGGTCGGCATGGTCGCACCCCGCAACCCGCTGCTCGACCGCCTCTTCGCGCTGCCCGGCCTGTTCCGCCGCCTGTCCTGGGCGCTGCCGGACCGGTTGCAACCCGCGCCGGTGCGCTCGACCTGGGTGCTCGCCCTCGATTTCGGTGGCACCGTCGTCCACGATCTCCAGCGGGCGGGTGACACCTACGCGATGGTCACCTCGGTCGCCGAACACGATGGCACCCTGTATCTCGGCAGCCTGTCCGAATCGGCCGCCGCGGTGACCGCTGTGCGGTGA
- a CDS encoding glutamine amidotransferase: MSKPCLLLQLRPERAAADDEYTALLHAAGLTVGEVVRVQMDQGFPEIQLDEFCAVIVGGGPSNVSNPEHEKYDYQRRFEPPLRQLIAEIVDRDFPYFGACYGLGILAEVLGGEVGAERYGEPVGAATIILTDGADDPLLIDIPRSFRAFVGHKEAVQQVPPGAVLLAESADCPVQMIRVGRNVYATQFHPELDGNGLAVRIETYRHAGYFDPSAADELAELGRRESVPVPRELLRRFTARSRS, from the coding sequence ATGTCCAAGCCCTGCCTGTTGTTGCAGCTGCGCCCGGAGCGGGCGGCCGCCGACGACGAGTACACCGCGCTGCTGCACGCGGCCGGCCTGACCGTCGGCGAGGTGGTGCGCGTCCAGATGGACCAAGGGTTCCCCGAGATCCAGCTGGACGAGTTCTGCGCGGTGATCGTCGGCGGCGGACCGAGCAATGTGAGCAATCCCGAACACGAGAAGTACGACTACCAGCGTCGATTCGAACCACCGCTGCGGCAGTTGATCGCCGAGATCGTCGACCGGGACTTCCCGTACTTCGGCGCCTGCTACGGGTTGGGCATTCTGGCCGAGGTGCTCGGCGGGGAAGTCGGTGCCGAGCGCTACGGCGAACCCGTCGGCGCCGCCACGATCATCCTGACCGACGGCGCCGACGACCCGCTGCTCATCGACATCCCGCGCTCCTTCCGCGCGTTCGTCGGCCACAAGGAGGCTGTTCAGCAGGTGCCACCCGGCGCGGTCCTGCTCGCCGAATCCGCCGACTGCCCGGTCCAGATGATCCGGGTCGGCCGCAATGTCTACGCCACCCAGTTCCATCCCGAACTGGACGGAAACGGCTTGGCGGTTCGCATCGAAACCTACCGGCACGCGGGCTATTTCGATCCGAGTGCGGCCGACGAGCTGGCCGAACTCGGGCGCCGGGAATCGGTCCCGGTGCCCAGGGAACTCCTGCGCCGCTTCACCGCCCGGAGTAGAAGCTGA
- a CDS encoding MFS transporter, producing the protein MTTTVLPAAPERTSPARWGAVGVLTLSTFLVVTSEMLPVGVLTPMGEGLGISPGKAGLSLTVTGLVSAVTAPIVPRLLGNLDRRIVLAAAMVLLAAANALTMVASGFGTLMLSRAVLGIGMGTVWGLASAVATRLVAPRHIALAVSFTVSGVAAASVLGVPLGTFVGNGFGWRAAFGALTAVGLVVAAGLVLVLPRLRRPEGPGDDAVSTAPRPLLRPAVVTGLVVVVLLVTAHFAAYTYVRLVLEDRAGLAANAIALLLLLYGVFGMVGNFAAGALAARRPVHTVALLAVGIGVAVTTLAVFGTAALTAGAAIALWGLAYGGLSVGAQLWMTAAAPDRIEHVTGLYVGVFTAAIAAGAFVGGLVVESAGILPLLWSAAALAAAALLAGVLGPGPKSGTVSGTAR; encoded by the coding sequence ATGACGACTACGGTTCTTCCCGCCGCGCCCGAAAGAACATCGCCCGCCCGGTGGGGTGCGGTCGGTGTGCTGACCCTCAGCACCTTTCTCGTGGTGACCTCCGAGATGCTTCCGGTCGGTGTGCTCACGCCGATGGGAGAGGGCCTCGGGATCTCGCCGGGCAAGGCAGGGCTCAGCCTCACCGTCACCGGGCTGGTCTCGGCGGTGACCGCGCCGATCGTGCCTCGGCTGCTCGGGAACCTGGACCGGCGCATCGTGCTGGCCGCCGCGATGGTCCTGCTCGCCGCCGCAAACGCGCTGACCATGGTCGCGAGCGGATTCGGGACGCTCATGCTGTCGCGGGCCGTCCTCGGGATCGGGATGGGCACGGTGTGGGGTCTCGCGTCGGCGGTGGCGACCCGGTTGGTCGCTCCCCGGCACATCGCGCTGGCTGTCTCGTTCACCGTCAGCGGCGTCGCCGCGGCCTCGGTCCTTGGTGTGCCGCTCGGCACATTCGTCGGGAACGGATTCGGTTGGCGCGCCGCGTTCGGTGCGCTCACGGCTGTCGGGCTGGTTGTCGCCGCGGGTCTGGTGCTGGTTCTGCCGCGCCTGCGCCGCCCCGAAGGACCGGGCGACGACGCGGTGTCGACGGCGCCCCGGCCGCTGCTTCGGCCCGCGGTCGTCACCGGTCTGGTCGTGGTGGTTCTGCTGGTGACCGCGCACTTCGCCGCCTACACCTATGTCCGGCTGGTCCTCGAGGATCGCGCGGGGCTGGCCGCGAACGCGATCGCGCTGCTCCTGCTGCTGTACGGCGTGTTCGGCATGGTCGGCAACTTTGCCGCCGGTGCACTCGCGGCACGTCGCCCGGTGCACACCGTGGCGCTGCTGGCCGTCGGCATCGGCGTCGCGGTCACGACCCTCGCGGTGTTCGGCACGGCGGCGCTCACGGCGGGGGCGGCCATCGCGCTGTGGGGGCTGGCCTATGGCGGGCTCTCTGTGGGCGCGCAGTTGTGGATGACCGCGGCGGCACCGGATCGGATCGAGCACGTCACGGGGCTGTACGTCGGGGTTTTCACCGCCGCCATCGCGGCAGGCGCGTTTGTCGGCGGACTCGTCGTCGAAAGTGCCGGAATTCTTCCCCTGCTGTGGAGCGCCGCCGCCCTCGCGGCCGCGGCACTGTTGGCCGGGGTTCTCGGCCCCGGACCGAAATCCGGCACCGTGAGCGGTACAGCGCGCTGA
- a CDS encoding LysR family transcriptional regulator — translation MAGEHPTMHQVQLQQIECLITLAEELHFGRTAERLGYSQSRVSQLVAALEGRVGARLVERTSRRVALTRLGEQFVKEVRPAYRALATTFTRARERAMRGALQELRIGFTGMVYEEITRSFRALRAEYGVTVDVHDLPLGSPFSAVLDGTVDAVIAELPVHEAELTVGFRFPPQDQFVALASEHRLARRDAIDVEDLAELDLLHRVGDAADYWKAARTPPVTPSGAPIPSTAGITTIQQGMALAAAGQHALLVCRPVLDHHVRTDLRFLPVRGLEGTSRLGLIWRTDRTSPALTALAGLLELGGPADAEPLVAV, via the coding sequence ATGGCCGGTGAACACCCCACGATGCACCAGGTGCAACTCCAGCAGATCGAATGCCTGATCACCCTCGCGGAGGAACTGCACTTCGGCCGCACCGCCGAGCGTCTCGGCTACTCCCAGTCGCGGGTGAGCCAGCTCGTCGCCGCGCTCGAGGGCCGCGTCGGTGCGCGGCTGGTCGAGCGCACCAGCCGGCGCGTGGCGCTGACCCGACTCGGCGAGCAGTTCGTCAAGGAGGTCCGGCCCGCCTACCGCGCCCTGGCGACGACCTTCACGCGGGCGCGGGAGCGGGCCATGCGCGGCGCGTTGCAGGAACTGCGGATCGGATTCACCGGCATGGTCTACGAGGAGATCACCCGCAGTTTCCGTGCCTTGCGCGCCGAATACGGAGTCACTGTCGACGTGCACGACCTGCCACTCGGCTCGCCCTTCTCGGCCGTCCTCGATGGCACGGTCGATGCCGTCATCGCCGAACTACCCGTCCACGAAGCCGAACTCACCGTCGGCTTCCGTTTCCCGCCACAGGATCAGTTCGTCGCCCTGGCCTCCGAACACCGCCTGGCGCGGCGCGACGCCATCGATGTCGAAGACCTCGCCGAACTCGACCTACTGCACCGGGTCGGTGACGCGGCCGACTATTGGAAAGCCGCCCGCACCCCACCGGTCACCCCGTCGGGCGCACCGATCCCGTCGACAGCGGGCATCACCACCATCCAGCAGGGGATGGCGCTGGCCGCCGCCGGGCAGCACGCCCTGCTCGTGTGCCGCCCGGTCCTCGACCACCATGTCCGCACCGACTTGCGCTTCCTGCCGGTACGCGGGCTCGAGGGCACCAGCCGACTCGGTCTGATCTGGCGCACCGACCGCACCAGCCCGGCCTTGACCGCCCTCGCGGGGCTGCTCGAACTCGGCGGCCCCGCCGACGCGGAGCCGCTCGTCGCCGTCTAG
- a CDS encoding pyridoxamine 5'-phosphate oxidase family protein — MGKIFDRIDDKLRAFITAQPMFFVGTAPSEGGHVNVSPKGYRDTFAVVDDHTVAYLDLFGSGSETIAHLRDNGRITVMFCSFDRVARILRLFGTGRVVRPDSPEFAALSAHFGTGHTGIRAVVTISVDRIADSCGWSVPRLDFVEERAVLDEAHTRRTDADFARRIAGDNSASIDGLPALEPDHPVPSTVRG, encoded by the coding sequence ATGGGCAAGATCTTCGACCGGATCGATGACAAGCTGCGAGCCTTCATCACGGCGCAGCCGATGTTCTTCGTCGGCACCGCGCCGTCGGAGGGCGGGCATGTCAATGTCTCGCCGAAGGGCTATCGCGACACCTTCGCCGTCGTCGACGATCACACGGTCGCCTATCTCGACCTGTTCGGCAGCGGCTCGGAAACAATCGCCCATCTGCGCGACAACGGCCGGATCACCGTCATGTTCTGTTCGTTCGACCGCGTCGCCCGCATCCTTCGCCTGTTCGGTACCGGCCGGGTGGTTCGCCCGGATTCCCCCGAATTCGCCGCGCTCAGTGCGCATTTCGGCACCGGACACACCGGAATTCGCGCGGTGGTCACGATCTCGGTCGACCGGATCGCCGATTCGTGTGGGTGGTCGGTGCCTCGCCTCGACTTCGTCGAGGAACGCGCCGTCCTCGACGAGGCCCACACTCGTCGCACCGACGCCGATTTCGCCCGGCGCATCGCGGGCGACAACTCCGCCAGCATCGACGGCCTGCCCGCGCTCGAACCCGATCACCCGGTGCCGTCCACCGTGCGCGGCTGA
- a CDS encoding LLM class flavin-dependent oxidoreductase produces the protein MNAVTLSVLDLAPVQADVTAGDALRATTQLAQHAEELGFHRFWVAEHHNMPGIASAAPAVVLAHLAASTTRIRLGSGGVMLPNHAPLVVAEQFGTLESLHPGRIDLGIGRAPGTDPVTARALRRHADGLGAESFPRELTTLIGFFRGTDTDGIVASPGRGAEPEVWLLGSSGYSAQVAAALGLPFAFAHHIAPDNTAAALDLYRDNFRPSETRSAPYTIVAASAICADTDHEADRLAAPRDLAFANLRSGRPQALATPDQAAGFPGSDAERHFAAQRKAGQLQGSPETVRAQAAQLLDATSPDELMLNTLVYDIDARIRSLDLTRKAING, from the coding sequence ATGAACGCGGTCACGCTGTCGGTTCTGGATCTGGCGCCGGTGCAGGCCGACGTGACGGCGGGCGATGCGCTGCGCGCGACGACGCAGCTGGCCCAGCACGCCGAGGAGCTGGGCTTTCACCGCTTCTGGGTCGCCGAGCACCACAACATGCCCGGCATCGCGAGCGCGGCGCCCGCGGTGGTGCTGGCACATCTGGCGGCCTCGACCACGCGGATCCGGCTCGGCTCGGGAGGGGTGATGCTGCCCAACCACGCGCCGCTGGTGGTCGCCGAGCAGTTCGGGACTCTCGAGTCCCTGCATCCCGGCCGGATCGACCTGGGTATCGGACGCGCACCCGGCACCGATCCGGTGACCGCGCGCGCCCTGCGCCGTCATGCCGACGGCCTCGGCGCCGAATCCTTCCCCCGCGAGCTCACCACGCTGATCGGCTTCTTCCGCGGCACCGACACCGACGGAATCGTCGCCAGTCCCGGGCGCGGCGCCGAGCCGGAGGTCTGGCTGCTCGGCTCGAGCGGGTACAGCGCCCAGGTGGCCGCGGCACTCGGGCTACCCTTCGCCTTCGCCCATCACATCGCCCCCGACAACACCGCCGCCGCCCTCGACCTCTACCGCGACAACTTCCGTCCGTCGGAGACCAGAAGCGCGCCGTACACCATCGTCGCCGCCTCGGCCATCTGCGCCGACACCGACCACGAAGCCGACCGCCTCGCCGCCCCCCGCGACCTCGCCTTCGCCAACCTGCGCTCGGGCCGCCCCCAAGCACTGGCCACCCCCGACCAAGCCGCGGGCTTTCCCGGCAGCGACGCCGAACGACACTTCGCGGCCCAGCGCAAGGCCGGTCAGCTCCAGGGCTCCCCGGAAACGGTCCGCGCCCAGGCAGCCCAACTTCTCGACGCCACCTCCCCCGACGAGCTCATGCTCAACACCCTCGTCTACGACATCGACGCCCGCATCCGCTCCCTCGACCTCACCCGCAAAGCCATCAACGGTTGA